TTCACCCACAAAGGCATCGGCGGAAACGGGGGTATCAACACCTACGGCGGCGACTGTAAGGTTGATGGCTCCAGGCTGTCCATCGGCGCGGTGGTCTCCACCATGATGGCTGGCGATCCGGCTACCATGGCCCAGGAGCAGGAATACTTCAAAGCCCTCTCGGCGGCGAAGAGCTACACAGTGGCGGGGGATGAGCTAATCATTCAGGATGCGGACGGCGAGGCCATCCTGTCTTTCGTGCGCGCGGCTCCGGACACCGAGTAGTTGCCTGCCGCCGGCGTCCATGGTGAACTGAGCTGATCCGAACGGGGACTGGCGATCCGGGAAGAGTCTGGAACTCTCGCCAGTCCCCGTTTTGTCGTTACCGGCTCCGCGGAGCAAGTCCGAAGCACTGTGCGCTTCCTTCGAGCAAATGCACTGCGATCCGCGTCTGCCCATTCTCCACCTCACACGCAACTCCATCCACCTGCCCGCAGCCAAGATCCCAGGCGGTCACGGCGTATTTGCCGGGGATAGAGACTACGCCCGCGTAGGGCGCACTGCCCTCGTTCACCACAAACAGCAGGTCGCCATCCACGGCGGACCGGCGGGTCACGGTGATCTGGTCGCTGGGGGGATCGAGCGTGACGGTTCGCCACTGCCGGGCGAGAACCACAGCATTCCCATCGTCGGCGCTGATTACCGCAACCCCGGCATTCCGGGCTTCCTCAACCGTCGCCCGCGCCGATTCTGAGACCCCGCCTTCCGGAACCAAAAGCGCGCGATATTCCCGCCCATACAGGCAGAGCGCACCGTGCCTCAATTCGGCTGCATTGAGCGCGACATCGTCCAGGATATCGTAGTCGATCTGGGCCCGGAACAGTCCGTCCGTCAGACGGCGGAAAGCCAGCCCAAGGCGTCCCGCTTCCCCTGCGTTGCGTTCATCAAGGCCCCCACCCAGGGAACGCGGAACCTGTGGGCTGGTTACCGCGCGCACCGCGTCAATTGGGTAGTACACCGCCACTTGAGCAGCCGGCTGGGTATTCTCAAGCAGCCAACTCCAGCGGTTCATATAGCGCAGGAGCCCGGTGATGGCCGGCCAGTGGGGGCTCTGAAAGAACAGGGAGGGGGGACATTCGTGGTAGCGGTCGCCGGCGATGGAGTAATAAAACGCATGGGGTACGATGCGCGTGACCCCGCGGACACTCAGCCAGTCGGCAATGCGCCGAATCTCCTCGGGCGTGAGGCCCCAGCCGGCTGCTCCGTATGTCTCGCTCATGGACCGAACATTCCCCCGGGTGTGGGCGGCTGAACTGGTGAGCTTCGCAACGAAGCTGTCGGGCTGTCGGTGCCAGTCTCCCGCGGGTCCGATGACGTCCATCCCCGGCATATCCAGCCCGTCCATGGCGCTGAAGAAGTCGGCGTTGTACCTCACGTGGTCCACCAGGTACTCCTCGTTATTCACGTGTCCCACGAGCTTCGTGCCATGCGCGTTGCACCAGTGCTTGAGCGGCAGGTAGAACCGTTCCACGATCAGCTCGGATACCACACGGTAGAAGTCCTGCCTCACCTTGGCCGCATCCGGGCCGTCTTCGAACAGCACGCGCAGGTGGGGCAGCAGGCTGTAGCCGCAGCGCTGCTCAAACTGCTCGGGGATGTCGCGGGTCCAGATGACGGTCCCCGGTGCGCAGTCGTGGAAATGGTTGTAGAAGCCGGGCTCGTCGGTGAAGACGGCGGTGACAGTCGTGCCCATGTGCTCGCCCAGCGTCTGTGCATACCGTTCGTGGGTACTTCGGATGAAAGCCTCGGTCGCTTTGAGGTCCAGCAGGTCCGTGTACCAGCCGGGATTGTAAGCGGGGTGCCAGGGCGTCGGACGCATGACGAACGCGCGGTCTCCCACTTTGACGACAACCTCGTCCCCCTCTTCCGCCTGTTGAACCATCGCCAGGTGCTTCGCCTGCCCATCCGGATAAGCCGCGAGGGTGGCTCCGCCTGCATAGCCCGACGGCCAGTTATCCTCGTCATACAGCCAGGCGGTCATGCCCAGTTCCGCGCAGGTTTCCACACAGAACCGGATGCCCTCGAACCACTCGTCGGAGAGATACTTCACCGTATGCCCCTGCCGCGCATGCAGGACAACTGTGCCGATACCAACGGAATGCATGAGCCGCAACTGACGCTCGAGTTCGGTGCGGTTCATGTCTCCGTTCAGGAACCAGAAGGGGATCGGCGCATACTCCGCGGGGGGATTGGCCAGACTGGCGCACAGGACGCTCAGGGTCATCATTGTGGTGCCTCCAGCATTTCGGTGCGAACGAGAACGGGGCGAGCATGGCCCCGCCGGCCTGTCCCCTATTCGACCATCTCGCCGGGTCTCCCTGCCTGCCCAAGGGAAACCGTGCCGCCGTGAGGAATGATTACCAGTCCAGCGCCCGCCGACACTCAGATACGGAGGCCAACGTGTCCTGCATCGCCACCACGATCATCGTCGCGCTCTCATTGTGCCTGGCAACGTCCGTCTCAGCCGATTCCCCTGTGAAGACCCGGCGCACCCTCATCACGCCGGATAAAGCCGCCGAGCTTCAGGGGTCGGCGTGGTTCAAGAATCTTGCCCTGAAGGGCGACAAGATGCCCTTCTGCGCGGCGGTGGGGAACGCACCCGCGGAGACCTGGGTGGACAAGCCGGATGACTGGTTCTGGCAGACCATGCCCTCCACGAAGATCATGCGCTGCACCACCGTGGGCAATGACAACTTCCGCACACCCAAGGCCGGCTGCCCGGTGCATGGCCCGAAGATCTACGAGATTGATGCGTACTACCCGTGGATCGTGGATGTGGAGACCATGCCGTACAAGCTCAAGTGCCCCATCGGCGGCGAGACCTACCCCAGCAACGACTTCGCCGCGGGCGACATGACCAGCGGTCAATACCCCGACGATGGCAGCGGCTACAACGACCACGGCTGCCTCTACCATTTCATCGGCCTGTATGCTCATTACGCCTACAACACCATGCTCCAGCCGGCCATCAAATCCTTCGGGCATGCGTACCTGGCCACCGGGGACAGGCGCTATGCCCACAAGGCCGCTGTCTGCCTGCTCAAGGAGGCCTTCGAGTACCCCAACTCCACCGACCGCGCCGACCGCACCTATATCCCGGGATACGGTCACGGTTCGGGGATGATCACGGATGTGGTCTGGTCTGGCGGCGCGCTCATCGCCAGCGCGACGTGTTATGACGAGATCTGCGAGGCCCTGGACGGCGACACCGAACTGGTTGCTTTCGCCCGGAAGTACATCCCCGAGATCGAGACCGTTGACGATGTGAAGGTGTACATCGAGGACCGGCTGTTCCGCGCTGGGTTGCAGGCGCTTCTCGACGGCCGCATCCTGCCCAACACCGGCTGGGCCGAGGAAGCCATGGCCACGCTTGCGCTTATGCTGAATGATTTCGGCGACAAACGTCCGAACACCATCGATTGCCTGGAGTGGCTCTACTATGGCGGCGGCCGGCTCATCACGGTGGGTAACCAGTTCTACAAGGACGGATCGAGCTACGAGTCCACCGGCTACAACGATGCCCGCGCGGGGTTCGTGCGTTGCGCCGAAACGCTCAAGCGCCTGCGCGAACTCTCACCCCACGCCCTCGACTGGAGCAGGTACCCGGACATCAGCCAGAACGAGAAGCTGCTGGCGTACACTAACGTCTACAAGCAGGCGATCTATGCGCTGGGAGGCCAGTACACCCTCTGCGTTGGCGACATCGGCAGCCCCACGGTGAGCCGAGAGCCGCGGGTTGGCCACAGGGAGCGTCTGTCCGAGTTCCTGGACGGCTATGGCCTCGCGCTCCTGCGCGCAGGCAAGGGCGAGCACCAGCGCGACGCCATGCTTTTCTATGGCGGGGTGCGCGGACATGCTCACTACGACCCGCTGATGCTGAACCTGTATGGGTTCGGTCGCGATCTCCTGCCCAATGTAGGCTACCCGCAGTCGTGGAATTTCGCTCGCGCCTGGGAATGGAGCCTGTTCACCCACAACACGGTGGCAGTCGACCGCAATGAGCACCCCTGCTCCACGGTGATCGGGTCGATTACGGTCTGGGCCCCCGGCGACAGCGATTCAAACACTCCGGGAGTGCAAGTGATGGAAGCCGCCAAGCGCCCGTACCGCATCCATGAGCCCCGCGGCGAAAAGGGGCCGGATGTTACCGATTACAGGCGCATGGTCGCCCTGGTGGATATCGACGCAGAGCGGTGGTACGCCGTGGACATCTTCCGCGTCACCGGCGGCCGCGATCACATGCAGAGCTGGCATGGCGGATACACGCCCAACCCGATCTTGGTCGCGGGGGTGGAGCTCACGCGCCAGGAAAAGGGAACCCTTGCCGGCGAAGACGTGGAGTATGGGGCGCACTACAAGGGTCCTGACGGCGCCGACCGCTGGGACCCTTACTGTTACCTGCACGACGTCGCTCGAGGACCGATGGCCCCCGAGACCAGCGTGGACTTCGCCTATGACACCGTGGATGACCTCCACGTGCGTCTGAACTTCGTGCCGATGGATGAGACCGAGCTCATCACCGCACGCGGAGGCGCGCCCATCGCCCCGGACAAGCAAGTCCTGCAGTGGGCTATCCCGCATCGCACGGTTGCCGCGGACTCGGACGACAACACGCTCAAGTCCCAGTTCGTCACCGTGCTCGAAGCGTATACGAGTGAACGGTTTCTCGGCCCGATCCGGCGGCTCCCCGCTGAAGCAGTCTCAGCGAGCGAATATGCCCCCATAGCGGTGGAAGTCGCCGTACCCGGTGGCCGAGATATCATCCTGGCTAACGGCTCGCAAGACGGATCCCTGGTCTGCGGGGAGTTCGCCCTCACCGGCAGATTCGGACTCATCCGAGAGCGTGGCGGGAAGATCACCGATCTGCAGCTTATCGCGGGGACGAGTCTCTCGGCGGGTGATCTGCGCGTGACCCAGGAACTGCCCGGAAGCGGCCGGATCGTGGCCGTTGACCGGGCCGGCAAAGCCATCACAGTCCAGGGCAGGCTTCCGGCCCCGGAGACGCTTATCGGCAAGCGCATCGCCATCGACAACCACGGCGAACGGATATCCAGTTACACGGTGACCCGTGCGGAACCGGCGGGCGAAGACCGCCTGCTCATCACCCTGGACTCATCCGGCAACATCGGCGAGGGGATCGCCGTCGATTTCGCGGACGGGTTCATCCAGAACGGACCCGAGGTCAACATGCCCTTCGCCGGCCTGGTGAAGATAGGCGATCGGTTCGACTATAGTGACTGCTTCTACAATGGTGGGCACCTTGAGACGGGCAAACCGGGCGTGGCCTACAAGGTCCAGGGCGTCATGGGCTTCCCGTACCAGGCCTGGGGAAATCTGCATATCGCCGGGACCAACCACGTCTATCTTCGAGAGCAGGTGCCCGCTGCACAGTTACACGAGAGCATCGGAGAGAACGGGCGCTGGATCATTTACGAGTATGGAGTCGGCGACGAAGTGCATTTCGACTGCCGTGCCGGCCTGGCCGAGCACTGAGAGCGATCTCCGGACATCAGAGTGGGTGGATCGAGAATGAACCCGTCTGTCAGTGACGCGTTGCTGTCCGCCCTGACCCCGGTGTGTCTCGCGGCGGGAGCGCTGCTGACCTGCTGTAACTGCGCCGGAGAACCGCGTGACTACCGGTTCGACGGCTCCATCTCCCGGCCGGTGCTGGAAAACTACCTGTCCCGCGCGGTCACCTTCATGGACCTGCTCAGTGGAGTGGGGAACGTGGATGACAACCTGCGCATGCTGCAGAACATTGGCGCGAAGTTCGCAGGTCGCACGGTGTACCGGTGGGGCTCGGAAGACCACCTGCCCGGCCTCCTGTCCCGCGCCGAGGAGATCGCAAAACGCGTTCACGCCGACGATCCGGAGATGATTCTGCAGGCCGGGGTGTTCGAGATCGTGACCCGCGGGGTTGAGAGCCTGCCGGTTCCGGACTGGGTCCTCGCCGAATTCGGCCTGCCGATAGAGCAGCGTAACTTCAGTTATGACGCCATGCTCTTCCCCGATGGCCGGTTCCGCGATCACTGGGCGAAGGGCGCCTCAGTTCCGGACATGTGCCGGCTTGAAACCCGGCTTTGGTTCTTCTACGCAGCCGCGCGGTACATCGACATCGGGTGCGAGGCGATCCACTTCGGCCAGGTCCATCTCATCGGCGCGACGGACGAGGGCATGCGCAACTGGTGGGACATGCTCAGCCGGGTGCGTCGCTACGCGAAAACCCACGCACGCCGGCATTTCGTCCTGTGCGACGCCCACACCCACGGTCTGCATGCCGAAGGCGACAACCTGCTCTTTGACCTGCATGCCTTCCCGCTGCGCATCAAGGACATCCCCGACAGGCCGCAGGAAGGCAAGCTGGAGGTCGGCTATATCGACAGCATCTTTGGCAAGAGCCTGGGCGGCATGACACCAAGCGGCTGGCGCTGCGAAAGCCTGCCGTACATCGTGGAGTTCGACAACTGGGGCGTCAGTGACAAGCCGGGCACCCATGTGGGCGACTGGTGGACGTGGGGCTGGG
This region of Armatimonadota bacterium genomic DNA includes:
- a CDS encoding heparinase II/III family protein; this translates as MSCIATTIIVALSLCLATSVSADSPVKTRRTLITPDKAAELQGSAWFKNLALKGDKMPFCAAVGNAPAETWVDKPDDWFWQTMPSTKIMRCTTVGNDNFRTPKAGCPVHGPKIYEIDAYYPWIVDVETMPYKLKCPIGGETYPSNDFAAGDMTSGQYPDDGSGYNDHGCLYHFIGLYAHYAYNTMLQPAIKSFGHAYLATGDRRYAHKAAVCLLKEAFEYPNSTDRADRTYIPGYGHGSGMITDVVWSGGALIASATCYDEICEALDGDTELVAFARKYIPEIETVDDVKVYIEDRLFRAGLQALLDGRILPNTGWAEEAMATLALMLNDFGDKRPNTIDCLEWLYYGGGRLITVGNQFYKDGSSYESTGYNDARAGFVRCAETLKRLRELSPHALDWSRYPDISQNEKLLAYTNVYKQAIYALGGQYTLCVGDIGSPTVSREPRVGHRERLSEFLDGYGLALLRAGKGEHQRDAMLFYGGVRGHAHYDPLMLNLYGFGRDLLPNVGYPQSWNFARAWEWSLFTHNTVAVDRNEHPCSTVIGSITVWAPGDSDSNTPGVQVMEAAKRPYRIHEPRGEKGPDVTDYRRMVALVDIDAERWYAVDIFRVTGGRDHMQSWHGGYTPNPILVAGVELTRQEKGTLAGEDVEYGAHYKGPDGADRWDPYCYLHDVARGPMAPETSVDFAYDTVDDLHVRLNFVPMDETELITARGGAPIAPDKQVLQWAIPHRTVAADSDDNTLKSQFVTVLEAYTSERFLGPIRRLPAEAVSASEYAPIAVEVAVPGGRDIILANGSQDGSLVCGEFALTGRFGLIRERGGKITDLQLIAGTSLSAGDLRVTQELPGSGRIVAVDRAGKAITVQGRLPAPETLIGKRIAIDNHGERISSYTVTRAEPAGEDRLLITLDSSGNIGEGIAVDFADGFIQNGPEVNMPFAGLVKIGDRFDYSDCFYNGGHLETGKPGVAYKVQGVMGFPYQAWGNLHIAGTNHVYLREQVPAAQLHESIGENGRWIIYEYGVGDEVHFDCRAGLAEH